In one window of Psychrobacter sp. P2G3 DNA:
- a CDS encoding NADH-quinone oxidoreductase subunit N codes for MNESTMNDLMGLMPYAPIIAVAVTSLLVMIAITVKRSHVVTGTITVIGLNVGLFTLLAQIGGVISRKGVLPNAEQLFVIDNFAQFNMVIIFICALACCTLAYAYLADLKDNKDELYLLMLVSTTGALLMVSAQHMAAFFMSLELLSIPLYGLLSYTFLRNRSLESGLKYLVLSATASATLLMGMAFIYAQVGSLAFKPISLVLGDMFESPLLILGAALMMFGIAFKLSAAPFHIWTPDVYEGAPAPIATYLASVSKVAMMALAVRFLIDTALLALPSVQMLLMVMATLSILVGNLLAVRQTNLKRLLGYSSIAHMGYVLIVIVSIGSAADSISSMYMAAYAFTSIGAFGVVTLMSSPYRLSGEADELVHYQGLFWRRPVLTAVMTIMMLSLAGIPLTAGFITKLFAILAAVQGANWFLAAMIILGSAIGLFYYLRVMLTLFKRPKQFIEFDVAGQWGIRMGGLMVIGVTLVVIFFGILPNSMIVWSGMASIW; via the coding sequence ATGAATGAATCTACGATGAATGATTTGATGGGGCTAATGCCTTATGCACCAATCATTGCAGTAGCAGTTACATCACTGTTAGTCATGATTGCGATTACTGTCAAGCGCTCGCATGTGGTCACCGGTACTATTACTGTAATCGGTCTAAACGTTGGCCTATTTACCTTACTTGCGCAAATAGGCGGCGTGATAAGTAGAAAGGGTGTACTACCAAACGCTGAGCAGCTGTTTGTAATTGATAACTTTGCTCAGTTTAATATGGTCATTATCTTTATCTGTGCACTGGCTTGCTGTACGTTAGCGTATGCGTATCTTGCCGATTTAAAAGACAATAAGGATGAGCTGTATTTGCTGATGCTAGTATCGACCACTGGTGCGCTATTGATGGTATCTGCACAGCATATGGCTGCTTTCTTTATGAGCTTAGAGCTGCTTTCAATACCGCTATATGGTCTATTGTCTTATACCTTTTTACGTAACCGCTCGCTTGAGTCGGGGCTTAAGTATTTGGTGCTATCAGCGACTGCGTCTGCAACTTTACTGATGGGTATGGCCTTTATTTATGCGCAAGTTGGCTCGTTAGCCTTCAAGCCAATCAGTTTAGTATTAGGTGACATGTTTGAGTCACCGCTGCTGATATTGGGCGCAGCGCTAATGATGTTTGGTATTGCTTTTAAACTATCAGCAGCACCTTTTCATATATGGACACCCGATGTCTATGAAGGTGCACCAGCTCCTATTGCCACTTATCTGGCATCCGTATCTAAAGTTGCTATGATGGCACTTGCTGTCCGCTTTTTAATTGATACGGCTTTATTGGCATTGCCTTCAGTACAGATGTTATTAATGGTAATGGCCACACTATCTATCTTAGTTGGTAACCTATTGGCAGTACGTCAAACCAACCTGAAACGTCTGCTGGGTTATTCTTCTATTGCTCATATGGGTTATGTGCTGATTGTGATTGTTAGTATTGGTAGTGCGGCTGATAGCATATCTAGTATGTATATGGCCGCCTATGCCTTCACCTCTATTGGGGCCTTTGGTGTGGTGACATTAATGTCTAGCCCTTATCGGTTATCTGGTGAAGCTGACGAGTTGGTACATTATCAAGGACTGTTCTGGCGTCGTCCAGTGCTTACTGCGGTCATGACTATTATGATGTTATCGTTGGCCGGTATTCCACTGACCGCGGGCTTTATTACCAAGCTATTTGCGATACTGGCAGCTGTTCAAGGTGCTAATTGGTTCTTGGCTGCAATGATTATCTTAGGTAGTGCTATTGGTCTGTTCTATTACTTACGCGTCATGCTGACACTATTTAAACGTCCGAAACAGTTTATTGAGTTTGATGTAGCAGGGCAATGGGGTATCCGTATGGGCGGACTGATGGTTATTGGTGTTACCTTGGTGGTTATTTTCTTCGGTATATTACCAAACAGTATGATTGTGTGGTCAGGCATGGCAAGTATTTGGTAA
- the nuoM gene encoding NADH-quinone oxidoreductase subunit M produces the protein MIELQQTWMLPALIAIPFIAGLLCWLVERINKRLPRWIALIGMMLTFGLSLVLWQYGDFSGMSKQVIAPQSAVPWVTEYSVPWIPSFGISFHLAIDGMSLLMIALTGLLGVAAVACSWNEIQRRVGFFHLNLLWSLGGVIGVFLAIDMFLFFFFWEMMLVPIYFLIAIWGHDVAGGKTKEYAATKFFIYTQASGLIMLIGILLLVLFSYANSGVVSFNYNDLLGTPLGGWEYPIMLCFFIGFAVKLPIIPFHGWLPDAHAQAPTAGSVDLAGVLIKTAAYGLIRFVLPLFPAASQEFAPIAITLGTIGIFYGAWLAFMQTDMKRLLAYTSISHMGFVVLAIYAGTLLSLQGLMIQMLAHGLSSAALFIMAGQLYERLHTRDLTLMGGMWGQFRYYAPILMFFSAALLGIPGTGNFIGEFMILFGAFAQYPVFVVLATFSLVLAGLYSLILIYRALFGVNNIEELALHETKSHGLPARKLKDLGKRELSLLLMLAAGLVWLGLYPQPILDTSSHAMQWINNAYIYSEITQVDMSQLLDAMEAR, from the coding sequence ATGATAGAGTTACAACAAACGTGGATGCTACCAGCATTGATCGCAATTCCATTTATTGCAGGATTGTTATGTTGGTTGGTTGAGCGGATAAATAAGCGTCTGCCGCGCTGGATTGCCTTAATCGGGATGATGCTAACCTTTGGTTTGTCACTCGTATTATGGCAGTATGGCGACTTTTCGGGCATGAGTAAGCAAGTAATTGCGCCGCAGTCTGCAGTACCATGGGTTACCGAATATAGTGTGCCATGGATACCAAGCTTTGGTATTAGCTTTCACTTGGCGATAGATGGTATGTCGCTGTTGATGATTGCATTGACAGGATTACTCGGTGTTGCGGCTGTTGCCTGTTCGTGGAATGAGATTCAACGCCGTGTCGGCTTCTTCCATCTAAACTTGTTATGGAGTTTAGGCGGTGTCATTGGTGTGTTCTTAGCGATTGATATGTTCCTGTTTTTCTTCTTTTGGGAGATGATGCTGGTTCCTATCTATTTCTTGATTGCCATTTGGGGTCATGACGTCGCTGGTGGTAAGACCAAAGAATATGCAGCAACCAAGTTCTTTATCTATACCCAAGCTTCTGGGCTTATCATGCTCATTGGTATTTTATTATTAGTACTATTTAGCTACGCCAATAGCGGTGTGGTTAGCTTTAACTATAATGACTTGCTCGGTACGCCACTTGGCGGCTGGGAATATCCGATCATGCTTTGCTTCTTTATCGGCTTTGCAGTCAAGCTACCTATTATTCCATTCCATGGCTGGTTACCTGATGCCCATGCGCAAGCGCCAACAGCAGGTTCGGTGGATTTGGCAGGGGTACTGATTAAGACCGCGGCTTATGGTCTGATCCGTTTTGTATTACCGTTATTTCCAGCAGCCTCGCAAGAGTTTGCGCCGATTGCCATTACATTAGGTACGATTGGTATCTTTTACGGGGCATGGCTTGCCTTTATGCAAACTGATATGAAGCGTTTGCTCGCTTATACCAGTATCTCGCATATGGGCTTTGTGGTCTTGGCGATTTATGCAGGTACGTTGCTCAGCTTACAAGGCTTAATGATTCAAATGCTTGCGCACGGTCTTAGCTCGGCAGCTCTATTCATCATGGCAGGCCAGCTCTATGAGCGCTTGCATACTCGTGATTTGACCTTGATGGGTGGTATGTGGGGACAATTCCGTTACTATGCACCGATATTGATGTTCTTTAGTGCTGCACTTCTCGGTATTCCTGGTACCGGTAACTTTATCGGTGAATTCATGATTCTGTTTGGCGCATTTGCGCAGTATCCAGTGTTTGTGGTACTAGCAACCTTTAGCTTAGTATTAGCAGGTCTATACTCATTAATCTTGATTTACCGCGCGCTATTTGGTGTCAATAATATCGAAGAGTTGGCGTTACATGAAACCAAATCACATGGTTTACCTGCTCGCAAGTTAAAAGATTTGGGCAAGCGTGAGCTGTCGTTATTACTTATGTTAGCAGCTGGATTGGTATGGCTCGGACTGTATCCGCAGCCAATACTTGATACATCAAGTCACGCTATGCAGTGGATTAACAATGCATATATCTATAGTGAGATTACCCAAGTAGATATGTCACAGTTACTTGATGCAATGGAGGCACGTTAA